The DNA region AGGCCAGATGGTATTGTTGTTGTGATATGGTGGTGGTCGTCACCTGACAGCCATAGCGGGTAGCCGCATGCAGAGCAAACCCGCCCCACCCGGTTCCAATCTCAAGAAGGTGATCGGTGGATTTTAATTCCAGTTTACGACAAATGTGGTCCAGGCGAGCCACCTGGGCCTCATGAAGCGTCATGGACGAATCCGGAAAGATGGCGCTGGAGTACATCAGGCTTTCATCAAGAAACAGGGCAAAGAACTCATTGCCGACATCATAGTGGGCTGAAATGTTCCGTCGGCTTCCTTTGGCCGTGTTCCGGTTCAGTCGGTGGAGGAATTTCTGGATGGGGATGGTGAACCAGGCCCATCTGCCATCCATGCCGTCCAGCAGTTCCCGATTGCATAAGAAAATGCGTATCAGGTCCGGAAGATTATCGATCTGCCAATAGCCTGCCATAAAGGCCTCTCCGGCCCCGATGGATCCACCAAACGCCGTATCAGTGTAGAATCGGGGATTGGTGACCGTGACGGTGACTCTCAGCGGGCATTGCGCCGTGACCCGGCCGAATCGTTGTTGAGTGTCTCCATCATGCAGTGTAATTTCCCCGTTGGTTATCCGGCTGAGCCGACTGAGGAGCGCGCGCCTGGCGAATGTCTCCAGAAATCTGGGTTTGGGAGTGGTGCCCGCCGAGATGGTTGACGGGATTGATAGGGATTTTGACGTCATAGGCTGTCTGCCGATCTGGCTCCTCCTTGTGGGTTTTGAACAATTTTTGAGGGGTGAGTAAAGATTGGCACGCGTTTAAGAAAAAGTTTCAAGGCCTGCCAATAAATCGCGCCCAGCACCTTCATGGGCATGAGGGGATAGCCGGCCAATTCGCGGGCGCAGCTCATCCCGTTGATGGGTTCACGCTCCAATATCAGTGTCGCGTCAAAGATGCTCCGGTTGTGCCGAAAGTTTTGCATATGCACTGATAGGTGCGTGTCCGGAATTCCGAATGTCCAATCATATTGAATGTCCATGGGCATAAATGGCGAAACATGAAACGCCTTTCCAAACCGGAAACGTAGGTGTTTGGTCTGTGTCAGACTCGAATGGCGTGTAAGGACATAGGCATGCCGTTCGTTCCATGGGGTGTTGGTGATTTCCGCCACGATCGTCTCAAGACATTGAGACCGGGCATCGAAGCAGTAATAAAAACTGACCGGGTTGAACGAAAACCCGAAATGTCGCAGATGCGTAAGGAGTCTGATAGGCCCATCAGGGGTATGTCCGGTTTCTCGCCGGATGTGGTCACGGACAGCTGTCTGCAGAGGAATTCCGGGATTGCCCAGATAGTCCCTTCGTTGAAATCTGACCGGTGCAGGGCCCTTCGTTGACCAGAACCAACGGCCCTTGAAGACGTTGTCGAGCTCATCGAGATCAAGATACGCATAACACACCGGATAATTGAACGAATGGGCTTTCGGTTCAAACCGCCGATGCCGTATCCGTCCGTGGTAAAGGCAACTCTGCATGATGCGTGGTCCTTTTGAAATGTTCCAACGCGTTCAGGGCACTCACGACGCCATCCTCGTGGAAGCCGTATCGCCAGTATGCCCCGCAAAAATATGTCCGGTTCGGGCCGTTGATCTCTGCCTGCCGCTGTTGCGCGCGGACACTGGGAATGGAAAAAATCGGGTGAGCATAGATCATGCGCTTCAGAATTTTGGCGGGGGAAATGTCCCGGCTGTTATTCAGGGTGACGCAAAATTGAACGGGGGCGCGAAGGCCCTGCAAAATATTCAGATTGTAGGTCACCGCAACCCGATTTTGTGTGTGAACCGGAATATGGTAGTTCCAGGCAGCCCAGGCTTGTCGGCGTGTGGGTAACATACCGGCATCGGTGTGAAGGACCGCCTCATTGTTCTGTGTGGCCATCGGCCCTAACACCTCTTCTTCCAGGGCCGTGGCATCGCTTAATAAACGAAGGGCCTGGTTTCCGTGCGTCGCAATGAATACGGTGTCGAAGCGCTCGGAAGATCCCTGCGCGCTTGTCACGGTCACATAGTCCCTGTTTCGTGTGATGCGTTCTACCGGGGTATTGGTGCGGATACGATCGCGAAAGGAAGCGGTCAGTTTTTTGACGTAGGTTTGGGAGCCTTTGCGAATGACATACCACGTCGGACGATCATTAATATTCAGCATCCCGTGGTTATGAAAGAACCGGATAAAGAACTGCGCGGGCATGGCCCACATCTGTGCAGGATCTGCTGACCAGATGGCCG from Nitrospiraceae bacterium includes:
- a CDS encoding DUF1365 domain-containing protein; the encoded protein is MMQSCLYHGRIRHRRFEPKAHSFNYPVCYAYLDLDELDNVFKGRWFWSTKGPAPVRFQRRDYLGNPGIPLQTAVRDHIRRETGHTPDGPIRLLTHLRHFGFSFNPVSFYYCFDARSQCLETIVAEITNTPWNERHAYVLTRHSSLTQTKHLRFRFGKAFHVSPFMPMDIQYDWTFGIPDTHLSVHMQNFRHNRSIFDATLILEREPINGMSCARELAGYPLMPMKVLGAIYWQALKLFLKRVPIFTHPSKIVQNPQGGARSADSL
- a CDS encoding class I SAM-dependent methyltransferase, with translation MTSKSLSIPSTISAGTTPKPRFLETFARRALLSRLSRITNGEITLHDGDTQQRFGRVTAQCPLRVTVTVTNPRFYTDTAFGGSIGAGEAFMAGYWQIDNLPDLIRIFLCNRELLDGMDGRWAWFTIPIQKFLHRLNRNTAKGSRRNISAHYDVGNEFFALFLDESLMYSSAIFPDSSMTLHEAQVARLDHICRKLELKSTDHLLEIGTGWGGFALHAATRYGCQVTTTTISQQQYHLACERVAAANLNDRITVLCEDYRDLTGQYDKLVSLEMIEAVGYQYFDAYFSACSRLLKPEGMMVLQAITIADQRYEAAKRSVDFIQRYIFPGSCIPSITAMSGSIARASDLRLFHLEDIGPHYVTTLKAWRDNLYRNRKKILRLGYSEEFFRMWEFYFCYCEGGFTERVISNVQMLLAKPGNRRAPIPCIQVA
- a CDS encoding FAD-dependent oxidoreductase: MNIAIIGTGIAGNVAAYYLSRHHRITVFEANDYVGGHTHTHEIAWEGQRYQLDSGFMVFNHQTYPCFTRLLKDLEVPTQASSMGFSVKCDRSGLEYNGTTLNTLFAQRRNLLRPSFYRMIRDILRFNREAPQCLANPDMNTTLGHYLKQAGYGKEFLDWYLIPMGAAIWSADPAQMWAMPAQFFIRFFHNHGMLNINDRPTWYVIRKGSQTYVKKLTASFRDRIRTNTPVERITRNRDYVTVTSAQGSSERFDTVFIATHGNQALRLLSDATALEEEVLGPMATQNNEAVLHTDAGMLPTRRQAWAAWNYHIPVHTQNRVAVTYNLNILQGLRAPVQFCVTLNNSRDISPAKILKRMIYAHPIFSIPSVRAQQRQAEINGPNRTYFCGAYWRYGFHEDGVVSALNALEHFKRTTHHAELPLPRTDTASAV